aaaagtaaggctaacccctttgtgtttttggcgaaaattatcgcgattttgaaaggtgctggaataaactctttcatgcactattccgacgtaattttgcgagaggaatcgattgggcgcagtcccaatacgctgcgatcgacggatcaaaagttacagcaaaaaacgagatcctgtgttttcgacgtttttcagcaggtgcttttttgctcgccatttctctcctgttggtcctacgctcttttcgctgcgatttctgagttcctgaggatccaattggtcggataagggtcattcagatcgaatctgagaccaaaagttttttgcccaaaaaaaaagtaaggctaacccctttgtgtttttggcgaaaattatcgcgattttgaaaggtgctggaataaactctttcatgcactattccgacgtaattttgcgagaggaatcgattgggcgcagtcccaatacgctgcgatcaacggatcaaaagttacagcaaaaaacgagatcctgtgttttcgacgtttttcagcaggtgcttttttggtcgccatttctctcctgttggtcctacgctcttttcgctgcgatttctgagttcctgaggatccaattggtcggataagggtcattcagatcgaatctgagaccaaaagttttttgcccaaaaaaaaagtaaggctaacccctttgtgtttttggcgaaaattttcgcgattttgaaaagtgctgaaatcaattctttggcgcactatatcgacgtaattttgcgagagaaatcgattgggcgcagtcccaatacgctgcgatcgacggatcaaaagttacagcaaaaaacgagatcctgtgttttcgacgtttttcagcaggtgcttttttgctcgccatttctctcctgttgggcctacgctcttttcgctgcgatttctgagttcctgaggatccaattggtcggataagggtcattcagatcgaatctgagaccaaaagttttttgcccaaaaaaaaagtaaggctaacccctttgtgtttttggcgaaaattttcgcgattttgaaaagtgctggaatgaattctttcatgcactattccgacgtaattttgcgagagaaatcgattgggcgcagtcccaatacgctgcgatcgacggatcaaaagttacagcaaaaaacgagatcctgtgttttcgacgtttttcagcaggtgcttttttgctcgccatttctctcctgttgggcCTACGCTCTTtgcgctgcgatttctgagttcctgaggatccaattggttggataagggtcattcagatcgaatctgagaccaaaagttttttgcccaaaaaaaaagtaaggctaacccctttgtgtttttggcgaaaattttcgcgattttgaaaagtgctggaatcaattctttggcgcactatatcgacgtaattttgcgagagaaattgattgggcgcagtctcaatacgctgcgatcaacgcatcgaaacttacagccaaaaaaccagagcctgaattttcgacatttttcagcaagtgctttttcgctcgctattcctctcctgttggtcctacgctcttttcgctgcgatttctgagttcctgaggatctaattggtcggataagggtcattcagatcgaatctgagaccgaaagttttttgcccaaaaaaaaagtaaggctaacccctttgtgtttttggcgaaaattatcgcgattttgaaaagtggtGGAATGAactctttcatgcactattccgacgtaattttgcgagagaaatcgattgggcgcagtcccaatacgctgcgatcgacggatcaaaagttacagcaaaaaacgagatcctgtgttttcgacgtttttcagcaggtgcttttttgctcgccatttctctcctgttggtcctacgctcttttcgctgcgatttctgagttcctgaggatccaattggtcggataagggtcattcagatcgaatctgagaccaaaagttttttgcccaaaaaaaaagtaaggctaacccctttgtgtttttggcgaaaattttcgcgattttgaaaagtgctgaaatcaattctttggcgcactatatcgacgtaattttgcgagagaaatcgattgggcgcagtcccaatacgctgcgatcgacggatcaaaagttacagcaaaaaacgagatcctgtgttttcgacgtttttcagcaggtgcttttttgctcgccatttctctcctgttgggcctacgctcttttcgctgcgatttctgagttcctgaggatccaattggtcggataagggtcattcagatcgaatctgagaccaaaagttttttgcccaaaaaaaaagtaaggctaacccctttgtgtttttggcgaaaattttcgcgattttgaaaagtgctgaaatcaattctttggcgcactatatcgacgtaattttgcgagagaaatcgattgggcgcagtcccaatacgctgcgatcgacggatcaaaagttacagcaaaaaacgagatcctgtgttttcgacgtttttcagcaggtgcttttttgctcgccatttctctcctgttgggcctacgctcttttcgctgcgatttctgagttcctgaggatccaattggtcggataagggtcattcagatcgaatctgagaccaaaagttttttgcccaaaaaaaaagtaaggctaacccctttgtgtttttggcgaaaattttcgcgattttgaaaagtgctggaatcaattctttggcgcactatatcgacgtaattttgcgagagaaattgattgggcgcagtctcaatacgctgcgatcaacgcatcgaaacttacagccaaaaaaccagagcctgaattttcgacatttttcagcaagtgctttttcgctcgctattcctctcctgttggtcctacgctcttttcgctgcgatttctgagttcctgaggatctaattggtcggataagggtcattcagatcgaatctgagaccgaaagttttttgcccaaaaaaaaagtaaggctaacccctttgtgtttttggcgaaaattatcgcgattttgaaaagtggtGGAATGAactctttcatgcactattccgacgtaattttgcgagagaaatcgattgggcgcagtcccaatacgctgcgattgacggatcaaaagttacagcaaaaaacgagatcctgtgttttcgacgtttttcagcaggtgcttttttgctcgccatttctctcctgttggtcctacgctcttttcgctgcgatttctgagttcctaaggatccaattggtcggataagggtcattcagatcgaatctgagaccaaaagttttttgcccaaaaaaaaagtaaggctaacccctttgtgtttttggcgaaaattatcgcgattttgaaaggtgctggaataaactctttcatgcactattccgacgtaattctgcgagaggaatcgattgggcgcagtcccaatacgctgcgatcaacggatcaaaagttacagcaaaaaacgagatcctgtgttttcgacgtttttcagcaggtgcttttttggtcgccatttctctcctgttggtcctacgctcttttcgctgcgatttctgagtttctgaggatccaattggtcggataagggtcattcagatcgaatctgagaccaaaagttttttgcccaaaaaaaaagtaaggctaacccctttgtgtttttggcgaaaattttcgcgattttgaaaagtgctgaaatcaattcttaggcgcactatatcgacgtaattttgcgagagaaatcgattgggcgcagtcccaatacgctgcgatcgacggatcaaaagttacagcaaaaaacgagatcctgtgttttcgacgtttttcagcaggtgcttttttgctcgccatttctctcctgttgggcctacgctcttttcgctgcgatttctgagttcctgaggatccaattggtcggataagggtcattcagatcgaatctgagaccaaaagttttttgcccaaaaaaaaagtaaggctaacccctttgtgtttttggcgaaaattttcgcgattttgaaaagtgctgaaatcaattctttggcgcactatatcgacgtaattttgcgagagaaatcgattgggcgcagtcccaatacgctgcgatcgacggatcaaaagttacagcaaaaaacgagatcctgtgttttcgacgtttttcagcaggtgcttttttgctcgccatttctctcctgttgggcctacgctcttttcgctgcgatttctgagttcctgaggatccaattggtcggataagggtcattcagatcgaatctgagaccaaaagttttttgcccaaaaaaaaagtaaggctaacccctttgtgtttttggcgaaaattttcgcgattttgaaaagtgctggaatcaattctttggcgcactatatcgacgtaattttgcgagagaaatcgattgggcgcagtctcaatacgctgcgatcaacgcatcgaaacttacagccaaaaaaccagagcctgaattttcgacatttttcagcaagtgctttttcgctcgccatttctctcctgttgggcctacgctcttttcgctgcgatttctgagttcctgaggatccaattggtcggataagggtcattcagatcgaatctgagaccaaaagttttttgcccaaaaaaaaagtaaggctaacccctttgtgtttttggcgaaaattttcgcgattttgaaaagtgctggaatgaattctttcatgcactatttcgacgtaattttgcgagagaaatcgattgggcgcagtcccaatacgctgcgatcatcGATTTCCGTACTGAAGGTTACTGACTCAAAAATCGTGAAAAGTGAGGCACACCCCTTTGGATTCCTTTACTCCAAAATGGGGTCATTTTGAAGCACTTCAGATAAGATATCTCTCGTATATATTAACTAGTCAATTTTGCGAATGGATCTATAGATTTCAATGTTGTTTAAAATTCTTTCGTATGCTTGCGCGATAAATACTTCTTCCACGGAGataatttctctttttacaGTTAGAATATAATATGCAGCATTTTGGCTTCGAAGCTGTGCTATTGACGACCAATCGCCTGTAGCTTAGTTGACAATCCTCAAAGTTCCCACTCATCACACGTTCTCCACCCCCGAAATCAGACGAAATGAGGTAATAACACTCCGATCCTTATTAAATAGATTGAGGGTTTCGATTGAATAATAACTTTCGAATATTTGtacaaaagtaatttttattgaaaacaatGATTAATGGTAAGATTCgttcaaaatttacaacaaattgGTCTAGATGCACCGTTTTATCTCAGTAATGATCAAATTCTACAGTAAATTGGTATATATtcatgtacatgtatacgtaaaaCCATTGCATGTGCCCAACAAAATTTCCTAGTAATAAAACATACGGTTCATGACAACAACGTCAAATATTGGGGACATGCAAACTGTGAAAAGTGTCAGGGATGATTTGGCTGTGACCCAGTCGCTGCtggttttgtaatttttcattcctcatTAACTAATTCAATGTTTTAATgcttaaataaataaaaaaatatcctctACCGATCTACACTTACATGTTATTCTATGCATGCGATATAAGTTAGGGTTCTTAAAAATAGTGAACAGTTTTAAGCAACACTTCATGCGCATTGCAATCGAATTTGTTATACAGTAATAGTAAGTGGCATTTATAAAGTCCATATATTGTCTTGGTTCGCTTTAATGCTGAGCTTTCGCGATAGTTAACTTACTTAGTATCTCCCTCTAATCACGATATTTGTTTGACCATGTTCTGACAGATCAAAATCGATTAAACAAGCGTTacatcattattttcattttgtttctctGTTTTGTATATCCTAAACTTAATCAGTATCATATTGTATATTCAATCGAATCTGGCGATAAGTTGGTCCGCTTTACCATCCGTGAGCAGTCGAACCTCATTTGGCAAGAGATTCGAATAAACCAGATATACTTCGCCGCATTCATTCATCAGACCAGCGTTGTGTACGATCGTGCTAtctaaaagaaaattgattaagGGATGTTTGAGAAGAATCTGAACATCTTAAGAAGTTCATCTTAAAATTGAACAGCGTATTACATCAGacaattgagaagaaaaatgcatGACGCCTAGCTGTCGCGATCAAGCGAATCCAAAGTGTCGTTGCTGGAGGAATGCGTCAGATCGCTGAGTTCATCCAAGTGTTTCTGTCGTTTCCTGACATTCCAATGTAAGCATTCCGCCAGAGAATCAAACCAGTCGGTGATTTGATCAGCTGCACAGATGCTGGGTACCGGATAAATTGAAGTTGTTACTCTCAAGCTGTTGGACAGCAAAATACCTTGGTAAGAATTCATATTGTTCATGTAATATTACAGTATTTAAAGTGTATTTTATGCTTGAGACAAAATAATCCTAAGCATATTTGACAATCCTTTCAGTTAATAGCACcataattcgatttttcatattatgaatacacttcaaaaattttgtaaaactcTGAATTTCATTTCCCAATTTTAATCTATGACAACATTCATCTTCCTCCATATGTCTTCTCAAATGAAGCTAGTAGtcttatttaataaatatatcaccatcaccatcccATGGTTAACATTTCCCCTTCACCATAAAGTTACTCAGGGATAGTATATGGtacgcaatattttttattccagtgTATGAGATTAATAACTAAGGTCACCATCACCAGCACATCAACGTTGCACAGCAGTCTTGACAGCCCACGTCTCGTTGTAACATTAGTAacatacaatgaaaaaatattcaacaaagagaagaaaaaaatggcatTTGTGTAGAGTGAACAGTGATAGATTTTATACagtgaaaatgtcgaaaaaatctTGATAAAAAACTTTGTCACGGATATATTACGAACGGATTTAGTAGTGTGACCACGGTatattggaaaaattacaTGACCACACCCATGAATCGAATATTTGGCTGAACAAATTGAGGATGGAAAAGTGATATGTGacaagatataaaaaaaagtatatctTTTGGGACAAACCTATCCCCAACGCGAAGCTCTTGCTGGTTACGTCCGTCGAAGGAGACGTAGGCTGTACTGCGAGCCTCGCTGTTGGCCATTATCTGAAAACGATAAATACTACCTGTTAAAATTTCGTCCtaataatatattcatttacCTGTCTCCGTGGAAAAGCTCCTGACGATTTCTTCCATCAAACGATACCCAAGACGTATTTCTGCTGTCCGGTGACACGGATATCTATCATCATCATAGTTCACATCTATTAATCGCTTTCTTTGTCTATTCGTGTAAAGATAACTTTgacacaaaaataataaatttcgacTCAACTAATCTTGACAAAAGGTGCGGAACAACTGATTTTCTTAGCTAATAGAAGCTAGACTTGTTCGACAACATCCAATTGTTAGATTATATCAGTGAATTCTTGATTTAGAATTAACAAATAAgcataacaaaaaaaaaaaaatatacaaaaataaaaagtacatCATATGTTCGTTagcatggaaatttttttttttttttgttactttatGTTAATTTGATAATCCTGCCCAGGAGAAGCAATTTATACACGACTATGCAATTTTGGCTATGCATGTACTGTATGCAACGtcagtgtttgaaaattttctttcttacacCGGAAGGTTGCGAAGCATCtaatgaagtgaaaaaaatgttgatattaCATGTTCCCTATGTTTACGAAAAAACTTGATATTCTATTCGTTTATACTTTTGTGACGACTAAACCTCACCTCAAGCAGTAGTAAATAggaataaaattggaaaaaccaagaaaatattatcaatgtATCGAACCTCTATAATGAGAATATGCTATGACGATACTCCTGGGCAAGAAAACAAGAAATCGTTCTCCTCTCGTGCGGACTGAGATACCTTGAGTTCGACTCCAGCCGGAACAACGATTGGCCTGAAGGACAGAGAGTGCGGACAAATAGGGGTGACCATGATAGCCGGTACCGAGGGGTGAATCATGCTGGCCCCGGCAGCAACAGCGTACGCCGTTGACCCCGTGGGCGTGCTAACGATCAGACCATCTCCTTGGACGCTGGTAACGTGTTTGCCGTCGATGAACAAGTCGATATTCGAGAGGTAAGGCGAGGGACCTCGGTCGACTACCACCTCGTTCAGTACCAGAAGGTTCGTCGGTGGTTTTGCCGGTTGTCCCTCCTCGCCCTTGCGTATGATTATGCAACGAAGACGGCTCCTCAGAGTCAGCGCCGCATGAcctgataaaaattcaaacagaGTTGAGCCAATTTATCGCAAATTTAGTTATACTGATATGGTTGAATCGACAGGCAAATCATTTCTTAAAATGTAACACGGTTACAGCAATAATCttttccaacaatatttactCGCCAATGCAGCCTGGCGCAAATTCTCATCCGCCGATGTTTGATCAAAGCAAATTGGTAACGTCAACGACGATCTTGGTAAGGGATATGTAATGAAACGATGAATAGTAGTACGTAACACGCAGTGATGGTGAATCTGTTTTTTCGCTTGTTATCATATTTTGTCAACACTAATTTAACCGGGAAGCCCGTATTATCGATCAGACTGCCGTATTACAGGTACATCAGAAATAACCGTACTACAATTCTCATTCGTTGCGCGATCAAGACGTGTCCGATAATTTTCATCGGAAACGAGTGACTTCTCTGATTGTGAGATCATATTCGTGACCCGATGATCGAAGTCTGACGTGTTTTCACCCAAGACGTTTACTCTCGTGAGCTCATCAGGTACGTCAGATCGGCGATTCTTAATCTCAAACAACGGGTTGGATTCACTTCCGGCGATTTTATCGCTCTCTAAAAATTCACCCGTGGACTCTTCAATGTCGAAAGAAGTCAGCAGAGGTACGTTAAAGTGTCGCTGACACCTGTTGCCATCCCATGAACAGTAAATTTCTGATGTATCGATTTTCACCTCCGATTCACGCCGATTATTTATAACTTTGCACGAATCTTTCTGGGCAGCTTTCTCGGTTTGAATCTTGTACGAAGTGCCGCAACTACGGCTTGAATATTGACGGGAATCGGGACGCTCTGCAGAAGAGTAGGATGCTGGGTAAGGAACGGGAATGAAAATAGACGTGAATAGGTATAATACGGGCGAATATTCGTTGGTGAGTACTGACCTTCTAGGACGTTGGTGACTTGCTCCTGAAAGTTGTCGAACTCGAAGGGTGTAAGAAAACCCAAGGAACCCAAGTGAAAGGCCATCACAGGCGGTACGGACTGTTGAAATAGGAGGCTGGCGTAGAGGAGGGTCCCATCACCACCAAGGCAGACGATGAAGTCGATACGGTCCTGCAGAGAATCTCTTTAAAATCCgagaaatattgtaattaacGTTTCATCGAGGTTACAGTGAACTACTCCAGGGCGAAACATGTGAAACGCCAAACGTTTGAGAGAATAAATGCTTAAAGAAAGATCCAGAAAAGACATACGAACGTATCGAATTAGGTTCACTTAAATATCAACTACACAGGCATCGGGATATCATCTCTCGTAGGGTTATTACAACAAATTTAAGAACCTGAAGATCGTCTGTGCCGTCTCGGAAAGTTTGAAGTCTGTCTCGAACACCTTGGAACCTGGGGTCCCGCGCTAAGGCGGGATCCTCCAGGACGGATGCTTCGACGAAAACCACCATCCGTTTCTCCTAAAAGAATACAGAGTTTGCATTAATTGGCAGATAATTAATGTTTCGTGATTggcaaataaaatattcaacttcGTTATAGTTTTCAAACAACAGCACAGATtgacttgaaaattataaataatacataaaaaataaacttattCCCCTTATAGACTTGAAATCTCATATCTTCATTCTTTTATTATATCCTAAACTTTAAGACTTGGCTAGATTAGACGCCGACAAGTAACGACTCCTTTTTTTCCACGCAGAGAGTAGGATAAATTTTGCAACGCTATCTTAACCACGGAAATGAGCACCATGAAACACATGGAACGGCAAAGgggtaaaaattcaaaggggAAGTATATACGAATAAATCTTTGGTCTCTGAAGCCAGATCTCGGATAAGCATCGACCGAACAAGttaaggaagaaaagaaagaatttcCGGCTTACCTCGATCAGCCATGTAACCAGTTGAACGAAAGGTGGCAAAACTGACGAGTCGCGGACCTTCTTGATGACGAGCACCGTTAACGGTGGCTTGTACCACGTCAGCCTCTGAGACGCGGGGTCCTGGATGGTCCTGAAAATCGTTCCGATTATTAGATCAATGAAATTACGAGGCAAGCGAATATAATTCCAGAAAGAATCCGATGTATGTTCAATCGGGTGTACGAcgcttgaaattaattcaGGTTTATTGTAATGAAATGTGAACGCGATGAGTCTGCTATTACATAATATTGACTACCAATGTGCGTGACAAGTTGGATACTTATGGTCACGTGGCGGTTTCCGGTGAAGCAGCTAGCGGACAATAAGCGGAATAaatttcctcttttttctcgaatttatTTCTCCCCTGCTTTTTTTGATACCAACGCACCGCTGGATTATGACAAGTGCGTTGTCACCGCGTGAACTTACGTCACCACATATATACTCGACTTCTAAGCGCACGTCAACGATTCTAAGGTATAATTCTACCATGTGACAAATACATAATTCATGGGCGCACGTAACGTTACATACGTAATATTGACCAGTGAAAACTCGAAGTACgtcaaaataaaacaaaatcgaATCGAGTCGAATAGGAAACCAAtttctttttgtattttctgtcTCAGTGTAGCAGAGAATAAAGCTGCAGTGAGTATCGATATACTGTCTGAAATGAATGCATGAATGAATGAAACGGGTTTGTTTAATCTAGTTATTAATACAAATGCAAATTCACGCGGAATAATAAGTCAAAGAAAGAGAcaagaagaaaatttgttataaGTAACGTTTCGTCTCTTTCTTCCGTTGGAAGTGTTTCGCCTGTTACCAGTTGCATTGTCATTAACAGTCTTCAATTGACAGCGATGACATAATCTATGCTTCTTTTGGTATTGTTTAAAGCAAGTATAGAGCTGCTCACGATAAGTCAGTGGCTTATTACCGGGCTTATTGTGAAACGTTTCGTTGAGCGATTCAAGCGGCATTCTCGACCGTATAAAAAGATTATGAATATTTGGAATATTATCATAATGAACTACAAGATAATGACTGTAAAATATGTAGGCCGTTAGAAAGCTCGAGCTTTCAAAGCAAATTCACCACACGAGAAAACTTGGGAAGAACTATTCTGGAATATTCAAACAGGAAATAGTGACAATTTCTCAAATCGATTATGTACACGTGTTAGACTTGCTGGACAAGACTTAACACCCAATTACCGACGCATAATAATCTATTGCCCGATGATCTTGggcaagaaattttattttacgataCCACACTGCCAGATAGTCGTACAATAAATTTGCTCGTCGAATGAGAATTGGAAAAATCTGgctgtgaaaagaaaatttcgctactatttttcgtttctttttaaattatgttTAGCGGTATAGTATCTGTTAAGTTAATATTTTTGTGGTACGGTAAAGTAATGAagttaaatttataattaatgaaACTTATGACGAAGGCGTTCGCCTTGAAAAACGTACATAATTGCAAATAATTAATAGAATTTGACAGGGTATCTTGGCTGATCAGAGCGTATCCTACTATAGAGCGTTTCTTACATGAATTACTGCCATTAATGAACCTCGCATTACATTAATGAGCACACAATTTGCCAGACGTCAATCAGCCGCACAATATCCTTGAAACCTAAGAGCGATTGATATTTGTTTGTCTCGCATGCGTTATGACTGTAATATTATagataaatttaattcatcgataatttcagtaaataattcattcaaccTTTGATGTATTCTCTTCGcaaattgacaaaattctTCGCGATTAGTGTAAGAATCATTAAAATTAACGAAACATCATCCTCTTGCGAAACAATTTAGAAATTCTTCGCAGTGATCAATTATACTTATGTCAAACTGTCAACtactgtttcattttttggttttttgaaaaagtcaGATCAATTATCAATGTTTTCAATTGTAGGTTTCTACATTGGCCGGATTCACCTTGCTAATTACTAGTATTTCAATTTCGTATCATCGATTACAAAGCTACAGGGATCCGAACCCGTGAAAATCGTCAAATGactcgacatttcgaacgattacacatttttcaagcgaagtattatacgaatattaCAGGTACCTCGTTACGTTCGATGTCACAACACCGTTTCAGCCCTGAGCTTTCCCGCAGAAAAAGTACTCATGCGGCACACGATTATAACAGCACTTAACCATTACTCATCATTACTTTCACATAAATAACGTTGTTATAATCAATGATGGATAGATGCGGAGGCCTTCGAGCTTCGAAGGACACTTGCACTGCGGTAAAGAACGTGTCTAAACGATCGGTTGCGATTCCCCGGGACggttttcgaatttcaatagGTACATACTTTGGctgaaaacttgtttttcgagcgaatcaaaaaattgatttctagAAATATGGCAGTTCGGCAAGTTGACGCCGGTCGATTCGCGAACGAGCCTTGCAGATTCGCAACAGCCTTGCGTTTGTTACGATTACGCGCGGCAACTGTGAATCGATTTGACCACCATCGGTGTAATATTATCACACGAGtgatattattt
The Neodiprion fabricii isolate iyNeoFabr1 chromosome 1, iyNeoFabr1.1, whole genome shotgun sequence DNA segment above includes these coding regions:
- the LOC124175297 gene encoding NAD kinase-like isoform X9 — translated: MVGTPSVRTIQDPASQRLTWYKPPLTVLVIKKVRDSSVLPPFVQLVTWLIEEKRMVVFVEASVLEDPALARDPRFQGVRDRLQTFRDGTDDLQDRIDFIVCLGGDGTLLYASLLFQQSVPPVMAFHLGSLGFLTPFEFDNFQEQVTNVLEGHAALTLRSRLRCIIIRKGEEGQPAKPPTNLLVLNEVVVDRGPSPYLSNIDLFIDGKHVTSVQGDGLIVSTPTGSTAYAVAAGASMIHPSVPAIMVTPICPHSLSFRPIVVPAGVELKISVSPDSRNTSWVSFDGRNRQELFHGDSLRVTTSIYPVPSICAADQITDWFDSLAECLHWNVRKRQKHLDELSDLTHSSSNDTLDSLDRDS
- the LOC124175297 gene encoding NAD kinase-like isoform X4; this encodes MADQVPPLRVVESNGHADSSYEIDQLENGLARLPLGSPRNRVLRRTRSLNAPSPIQQFGPCGRIMKNSAMVMTIQDPASQRLTWYKPPLTVLVIKKVRDSSVLPPFVQLVTWLIEEKRMVVFVEASVLEDPALARDPRFQGVRDRLQTFRDGTDDLQDRIDFIVCLGGDGTLLYASLLFQQSVPPVMAFHLGSLGFLTPFEFDNFQEQVTNVLEGHAALTLRSRLRCIIIRKGEEGQPAKPPTNLLVLNEVVVDRGPSPYLSNIDLFIDGKHVTSVQGDGLIVSTPTGSTAYAVAAGASMIHPSVPAIMVTPICPHSLSFRPIVVPAGVELKISVSPDSRNTSWVSFDGRNRQELFHGDSLRVTTSIYPVPSICAADQITDWFDSLAECLHWNVRKRQKHLDELSDLTHSSSNDTLDSLDRDS
- the LOC124175297 gene encoding NAD kinase-like isoform X6 — protein: MKGTKGILKAVLRTRTIFINNGIRRTRSLNAPSPIQQFGPCGRIMKNSAMVMTIQDPASQRLTWYKPPLTVLVIKKVRDSSVLPPFVQLVTWLIEEKRMVVFVEASVLEDPALARDPRFQGVRDRLQTFRDGTDDLQDRIDFIVCLGGDGTLLYASLLFQQSVPPVMAFHLGSLGFLTPFEFDNFQEQVTNVLEGHAALTLRSRLRCIIIRKGEEGQPAKPPTNLLVLNEVVVDRGPSPYLSNIDLFIDGKHVTSVQGDGLIVSTPTGSTAYAVAAGASMIHPSVPAIMVTPICPHSLSFRPIVVPAGVELKISVSPDSRNTSWVSFDGRNRQELFHGDSLRVTTSIYPVPSICAADQITDWFDSLAECLHWNVRKRQKHLDELSDLTHSSSNDTLDSLDRDS
- the LOC124175297 gene encoding NAD kinase-like isoform X1 codes for the protein MKNSAMVMTIQDPASQRLTWYKPPLTVLVIKKVRDSSVLPPFVQLVTWLIEEKRMVVFVEASVLEDPALARDPRFQGVRDRLQTFRDGTDDLQDRIDFIVCLGGDGTLLYASLLFQQSVPPVMAFHLGSLGFLTPFEFDNFQEQVTNVLEGHAALTLRSRLRCIIIRKGEEGQPAKPPTNLLVLNEVVVDRGPSPYLSNIDLFIDGKHVTSVQGDGLIVSTPTGSTAYAVAAGASMIHPSVPAIMVTPICPHSLSFRPIVVPAGVELKISVSPDSRNTSWVSFDGRNRQELFHGDSLRVTTSIYPVPSICAADQITDWFDSLAECLHWNVRKRQKHLDELSDLTHSSSNDTLDSLDRDS
- the LOC124175297 gene encoding NAD kinase-like isoform X7, with protein sequence MSLSPSSSSGFHSLEDLSVWRTRSLNAPSPIQQFGPCGRIMKNSAMVMTIQDPASQRLTWYKPPLTVLVIKKVRDSSVLPPFVQLVTWLIEEKRMVVFVEASVLEDPALARDPRFQGVRDRLQTFRDGTDDLQDRIDFIVCLGGDGTLLYASLLFQQSVPPVMAFHLGSLGFLTPFEFDNFQEQVTNVLEGHAALTLRSRLRCIIIRKGEEGQPAKPPTNLLVLNEVVVDRGPSPYLSNIDLFIDGKHVTSVQGDGLIVSTPTGSTAYAVAAGASMIHPSVPAIMVTPICPHSLSFRPIVVPAGVELKISVSPDSRNTSWVSFDGRNRQELFHGDSLRVTTSIYPVPSICAADQITDWFDSLAECLHWNVRKRQKHLDELSDLTHSSSNDTLDSLDRDS
- the LOC124175297 gene encoding NAD kinase-like isoform X2; amino-acid sequence: MKNSAMVMTIQDPASQRLTWYKPPLTVLVIKKVRDSSVLPPFVQLVTWLIEEKRMVVFVEASVLEDPALARDPRFQGVRDRLQTFRDGTDDLQDRIDFIVCLGGDGTLLYASLLFQQSVPPVMAFHLGSLGFLTPFEFDNFQEQVTNVLEGHAALTLRSRLRCIIIRKGEEGQPAKPPTNLLVLNEVVVDRGPSPYLSNIDLFIDGKHVTSVQGDGLIVSTPTGSTAYAVAAGASMIHPSVPAIMVTPICPHSLSFRPIVVPAGVELKIMANSEARSTAYVSFDGRNQQELRVGDSLRVTTSIYPVPSICAADQITDWFDSLAECLHWNVRKRQKHLDELSDLTHSSSNDTLDSLDRDS